The proteins below are encoded in one region of Paludisphaera mucosa:
- a CDS encoding CHAT domain-containing protein — KAEALSEAKAWLRGLTKEDAGRALTGLPRSLGSRPEPLPEPPGRTGSEHPYDHPYFWAAFVLVGAPD; from the coding sequence CAAGGCCGAGGCCCTGTCCGAGGCGAAAGCCTGGCTGCGGGGGCTGACCAAGGAGGACGCGGGCCGCGCCCTCACCGGCCTGCCGCGCAGCCTGGGCTCCCGGCCCGAGCCCCTACCGGAGCCTCCCGGACGAACCGGGTCTGAGCACCCGTACGACCATCCTTATTTTTGGGCCGCATTCGTCCTCGTCGGGGCCCCGGATTGA